In one Dermacentor albipictus isolate Rhodes 1998 colony chromosome 4, USDA_Dalb.pri_finalv2, whole genome shotgun sequence genomic region, the following are encoded:
- the LOC135909175 gene encoding glycine-rich protein-like — protein sequence MKTLFYLIIFCMVASTVMAGYGYGLGYGLGGYGLGYGLGYGLGGYGLGGYGLGFGRGYGLGYGGYGLGYGGYGGYGGGYGRVGYGRGYYYG from the exons ATGAAGACACTG TTCTACCTCATCATCTTCTGCATGGTTGCGTCAACGGTTATGGCTGGCTACGGATATGGGCTTGGCTATGGCCTCGGTGGCTACGGGCTTGGCTACGGACTTGGTTATGGCCTTGGAGGATACGGACTCGGAGGATACGGCTTGGGCTTTGGCAGAGGCTATGGTCTTGGATACGGCGGCTACGGGCTCGGCTACGGAGGCTACGGAGGCTACGGTGGAGGATATGGCCGCGTCGGCTATGGACGCGGCTACTACTACGGATAG
- the LOC135909174 gene encoding glycine-rich protein-like, with protein sequence MKSLLSFLILSLAIAGTLAGYGYGIGYGLGYGLGYGGYGLGYGGYGGYGFGGYGLGYGGYGGYGGIGGYGIGGYGLGYGGYGGFYG encoded by the exons ATGAAGTCCCTG CTGTCGTTCCTCATCCTAAGCCTGGCAATTGCCGGGACACTGGCTGGATACGGCTACGGAATCGGATATGGTCTTGGCTACGGCCTCGGCTACGGTGGATACGGCCTCGGCTATGGTGGCTATGGTGGCTACGGCTTCGGAGGCTACGGACTTGGATATGGTGGATACGGCGGATACGGCGGCATCGGCGGATACGGCATAGGTGGATACGGTCTTGGCTACGGAGGATACGGTGGATTTTACGGCTAA
- the LOC135909173 gene encoding neuropeptide-like protein 31 produces the protein MKYTIVFLVFTTVIAGALAGYAYGGYGGYGLGGYGGYGGYGGYGGYGGYGGYGGYGGYGGYGGYGRGYGGYGGYGGYGGYGGYGGYGKYGGFYG, from the exons ATGAAGTATACG ATTGTGTTCCTCGTCTTCACAACTGTCATTGCCGGTGCGCTGGCTGGCTACGCGTACGGTGGCTATGGGGGATACGGACTTGGCggctacggcggctacggtgGCTACGGCGGCTATGGAGGATACGGCGGCTACGGAGGATACGGCGGCTATGGTGGTTATGGTGGCTACGGAGGGTACGGCCGCGGATATGGTGGATACGGAGGCTACGGCGGATATGGTGGTTACGGAGGCTATGGAGGCTACGGAAAATATGGAGGCTTCTATGGATGA